In a genomic window of Polypterus senegalus isolate Bchr_013 chromosome 13, ASM1683550v1, whole genome shotgun sequence:
- the bcl2l12 gene encoding uncharacterized protein bcl2l12 isoform X2, with amino-acid sequence MEIHEQTRLVLEAFLQRSLAVDSSERPGHIGRAYRDPNKFSASPKHKVYSGAESKKNEGGRESLHRQLKHDMISNGSWDSIHEEINRVEEMKHGFKTSIKKRIKKKNSNKIKERYDDSSSIPSPLLACVRAEADDEDDEEVKKEKKLPKKPSFLKIFKKSKRGKNDPSTPPSSPIYSEVAVTLENIARKVRPQKPAKSTSKPGNEKEAMIQKLVELLSVQGDAINKKIESDPALKRGITRMSYASFANLVDSFASQANADSTLPVPQSPTLSRIALTMDVTRRVSMISGTQRLMGYTEKYMETYAPWIQKHGGWEGIAQLGDFTEVQID; translated from the exons ATGGAAATCCACGAACAAACGCGCCTTGTTCTGGAGGCATTCCTGCAGCGGTCTCTTGCGGTAGACTCTTCAGAGAGGCCGGGGCATATTGGCCGCGCATACCGAGACCCTAACAAATTCAG TGCTTCCCCTAAACATAAGGTATATTCTGGGGCAGAGTCAAAAAAGAATGAAGGAGGAAGAGAATCTCTTCATAGACAGTTAAAACATGATATGATATCAAATGGGAGCTGGGACTCTATTCATGAGGAGATAAACCGGGTTGAGGAGATGAAGCATGGTTTTAAGACCAGTATTAAGAAGcgaataaagaagaagaattccAATAAGATTAAGGAGCGATATGATGATTCCAGTTCAATACCTAGCCCCCTGCTGGCTTGTGTGAGGGCAGAGGCAGATGATGAGGATGATgaagaagtaaagaaagaaaagaagttaCCAAAGAAGCCCTCTTTCCTGAAAATCTTTAAGAAGTCAAAGCGGGGGAAAAATGATCCTTCAACCCCACCTTCATCACCTA TCTACTCGGAAGTGGCTGTCACTCTGGAGAACATTGCCAGAAAGGTCAGACCTCAAAAGCCTGCTAAGTCTACTTCTAAACCAG gaaatgaaaaGGAAGCCATGATCCAGAAGCTGGTGGAACTTTTGTCTGTACAAGGAGATGCAATTAACAAAAAG ATTGAATCCGATCCCGCCCTGAAGAGAGGCATTACAAGAATGTCATATGCATCATTTGCCAATCTTGTTGATTCTTTTGCCAGTCAGGCTAATGCTGATTCTACACTTCCTGTACCTCAGAGTCCAACATTGTCTCGTATTGCCCTAACAATGGATGTCACAAGGCGCGTTTCCATGATCAGTGGAACACAGAGACTTATGGgatatacagaaaaatatatgGAAACCTATGCACCATGGATCCAGAAGCATGGTGGATGG GAGGGAATTGCTCAACTTGGGGACTTTACGGAGGTTCAGATTGACTGA
- the bcl2l12 gene encoding uncharacterized protein bcl2l12 isoform X3 has translation MQPSLHGWAQIRHGSIRTIILLLSSASPKHKVYSGAESKKNEGGRESLHRQLKHDMISNGSWDSIHEEINRVEEMKHGFKTSIKKRIKKKNSNKIKERYDDSSSIPSPLLACVRAEADDEDDEEVKKEKKLPKKPSFLKIFKKSKRGKNDPSTPPSSPIYSEVAVTLENIARKVRPQKPAKSTSKPGNEKEAMIQKLVELLSVQGDAINKKIESDPALKRGITRMSYASFANLVDSFASQANADSTLPVPQSPTLSRIALTMDVTRRVSMISGTQRLMGYTEKYMETYAPWIQKHGGWEGIAQLGDFTEVQID, from the exons TGCTTCCCCTAAACATAAGGTATATTCTGGGGCAGAGTCAAAAAAGAATGAAGGAGGAAGAGAATCTCTTCATAGACAGTTAAAACATGATATGATATCAAATGGGAGCTGGGACTCTATTCATGAGGAGATAAACCGGGTTGAGGAGATGAAGCATGGTTTTAAGACCAGTATTAAGAAGcgaataaagaagaagaattccAATAAGATTAAGGAGCGATATGATGATTCCAGTTCAATACCTAGCCCCCTGCTGGCTTGTGTGAGGGCAGAGGCAGATGATGAGGATGATgaagaagtaaagaaagaaaagaagttaCCAAAGAAGCCCTCTTTCCTGAAAATCTTTAAGAAGTCAAAGCGGGGGAAAAATGATCCTTCAACCCCACCTTCATCACCTA TCTACTCGGAAGTGGCTGTCACTCTGGAGAACATTGCCAGAAAGGTCAGACCTCAAAAGCCTGCTAAGTCTACTTCTAAACCAG gaaatgaaaaGGAAGCCATGATCCAGAAGCTGGTGGAACTTTTGTCTGTACAAGGAGATGCAATTAACAAAAAG ATTGAATCCGATCCCGCCCTGAAGAGAGGCATTACAAGAATGTCATATGCATCATTTGCCAATCTTGTTGATTCTTTTGCCAGTCAGGCTAATGCTGATTCTACACTTCCTGTACCTCAGAGTCCAACATTGTCTCGTATTGCCCTAACAATGGATGTCACAAGGCGCGTTTCCATGATCAGTGGAACACAGAGACTTATGGgatatacagaaaaatatatgGAAACCTATGCACCATGGATCCAGAAGCATGGTGGATGG GAGGGAATTGCTCAACTTGGGGACTTTACGGAGGTTCAGATTGACTGA
- the bcl2l12 gene encoding uncharacterized protein bcl2l12 isoform X1, which translates to MQPSLHGWAQIRHGSIRTIILLLSSLHSARFGEMEIHEQTRLVLEAFLQRSLAVDSSERPGHIGRAYRDPNKFSASPKHKVYSGAESKKNEGGRESLHRQLKHDMISNGSWDSIHEEINRVEEMKHGFKTSIKKRIKKKNSNKIKERYDDSSSIPSPLLACVRAEADDEDDEEVKKEKKLPKKPSFLKIFKKSKRGKNDPSTPPSSPIYSEVAVTLENIARKVRPQKPAKSTSKPGNEKEAMIQKLVELLSVQGDAINKKIESDPALKRGITRMSYASFANLVDSFASQANADSTLPVPQSPTLSRIALTMDVTRRVSMISGTQRLMGYTEKYMETYAPWIQKHGGWEGIAQLGDFTEVQID; encoded by the exons CCTCCATTCGGCTCGCTTCGGCGAGATGGAAATCCACGAACAAACGCGCCTTGTTCTGGAGGCATTCCTGCAGCGGTCTCTTGCGGTAGACTCTTCAGAGAGGCCGGGGCATATTGGCCGCGCATACCGAGACCCTAACAAATTCAG TGCTTCCCCTAAACATAAGGTATATTCTGGGGCAGAGTCAAAAAAGAATGAAGGAGGAAGAGAATCTCTTCATAGACAGTTAAAACATGATATGATATCAAATGGGAGCTGGGACTCTATTCATGAGGAGATAAACCGGGTTGAGGAGATGAAGCATGGTTTTAAGACCAGTATTAAGAAGcgaataaagaagaagaattccAATAAGATTAAGGAGCGATATGATGATTCCAGTTCAATACCTAGCCCCCTGCTGGCTTGTGTGAGGGCAGAGGCAGATGATGAGGATGATgaagaagtaaagaaagaaaagaagttaCCAAAGAAGCCCTCTTTCCTGAAAATCTTTAAGAAGTCAAAGCGGGGGAAAAATGATCCTTCAACCCCACCTTCATCACCTA TCTACTCGGAAGTGGCTGTCACTCTGGAGAACATTGCCAGAAAGGTCAGACCTCAAAAGCCTGCTAAGTCTACTTCTAAACCAG gaaatgaaaaGGAAGCCATGATCCAGAAGCTGGTGGAACTTTTGTCTGTACAAGGAGATGCAATTAACAAAAAG ATTGAATCCGATCCCGCCCTGAAGAGAGGCATTACAAGAATGTCATATGCATCATTTGCCAATCTTGTTGATTCTTTTGCCAGTCAGGCTAATGCTGATTCTACACTTCCTGTACCTCAGAGTCCAACATTGTCTCGTATTGCCCTAACAATGGATGTCACAAGGCGCGTTTCCATGATCAGTGGAACACAGAGACTTATGGgatatacagaaaaatatatgGAAACCTATGCACCATGGATCCAGAAGCATGGTGGATGG GAGGGAATTGCTCAACTTGGGGACTTTACGGAGGTTCAGATTGACTGA